A window of Chlorocebus sabaeus isolate Y175 chromosome 14, mChlSab1.0.hap1, whole genome shotgun sequence contains these coding sequences:
- the SEMA4C gene encoding semaphorin-4C isoform X3, whose protein sequence is MRSPVASPAAGPSGLLSLAVISDHVFSLSRTAGLKLRAGACAMAPHWAVWLLAARLWGLGIGAEVWWNLVPRKTVSSGELATVVRRFSQTGIQDFLTLTLTEQTGLLYVGAREALFAFSMEALELQGAISWEAPAEKKTECIQKGKNNQTECFNFIRFLQPYNASHLYACGTYAFQPKCTYINMLTFTLERGEFEDGKGKCPYDPAKGHTGLLVDGELYSATLNNFLGTEPIILRNMGPHHSMKTEYLAFWLNEPHFVGSAYVPESVGSFTGDDDKVYFFFRERAVESDCYAEQVVARVARVCKGDMGGARTLQKKWTTFLKARLACSAPDWQLYFNQLQAVHTLQDTSWHNTTFFGVFQARWGDMYLSAVCEYQLEEIQRVFEGPYKEYREQAQKWGRYTDPVPSPRPGSCINNWHRRHGYTSSLELPDNTLNFIKKHPLMEEQVGPRWSRPLLVKKGTNFTHLVADRVTGLDGATYTVLFIGTGDGWLLKAVSLGPWVHLIEELQLFDQEPMGSLVLSQSKKLLFAGSRSQLVQLPLADCMKYRSCADCVLARDPYCAWSVNTSRCVAVGGHSGSLLIQHVMISDTAGICNLRGSKKGELFPSRRIGLSPGPELEFLFSPSLALLSCTNIHSLFSATTVRPAPKNITVVAGTDLVLPCHLSSNLAHARWTFGGRDLPAEQPGSFLYDARLQALVVMAAQPRHAGAYHCFSEEQGARLAAEGYLVAVVAGPSVTLEARAPLENLGLVWLAVVALGAVCLVLLLLVLSLRRRLREELEKGAKATERTLVYPLELPKEPTSPPFRPCPEPDEKLWDPVGYYYSDGSLKIVPGHARCQPGGGPPSPPPGIPGQPLPSPTRLHLGGGRNSNANGYVRLQLGGEDRGGLGHPLPELADELRRKLQQRQPLPDSNPEESSV, encoded by the exons ATGAGGAGTCCCGTGGCCTCTCCTGCTGCGGGCCCCTCTGGTTTGCTTTCTCTGGCTGTGATTTCTGACCATGTCTTTTCCCTCAGCAGGACAGCTGGCCTGAAGCTCAGAGCCGGGGCTTGCGCCATGGCCCCACACTGGGCTGTCTGGCTGCTGGCAGCAAGGCTGTGGGGCCTGGGCATCGGGGCTGAGGTGTGGTGGAACCTTGTGCCGCGGAAGACAGTGTCTTCTGGGG AGCTGGCCACGGTAGTGCGGCGGTTCTCCCAGACGGGCATCCAGGACTTCCTGACACTGACGCTGACGGAGCAGACTGGGCTTCTGTACGTGGGGGCCCGAGAGGCCCTGTTTGCTTTCAGCATGGAGGCCCTGGAGCTGCAAGGAGCG ATCTCCTGGGAGGCCCCTGCGGAGAAGAAGACTGAGTGTATCCAGAAAGGGAAGAACAACCAG ACCGAGTGCTTCAACTTCATCCGCTTCCTGCAGCCCTACAACGCCTCCCACCTGTACGCCTGTGGCACCTATGCCTTCCAGCCCAAGTGCACCTACATT aACATGCTCACCTTCACTTTGGAGCGGGGAGAGTTTGAAGATGGGAAGGGCAAGTGTCCCTATGACCCAGCTAaaggccacactggcctccttgtgG ATGGTGAGCTATACTCGGCCACACTCAACAACTTCCTGGGCACGGAACCCATTATCCTGCGTAACATGGGGCCGCACCACTCCATGAAGACAGAGTACCTGGCCTTTTGGCTCAACG AACCTCACTTTGTAGGCTCTGCCTATGTACCTGAGAGTGTGGGCAGCTTCACGGGGGACGACGACAAGGTCTACTTCTTCTTCAGGGAGCGGGCAGTGGAGTCCGACTGCTATGCTGAGCAGGTGGTGGCTCGTGTGGCCCGCGTCTGCAAG GGTGATATGGGGGGCGCGCGGACCCTGCAGAAGAAGTGGACCACGTTCCTGAAGGCGCGGCTGGCGTGCTCTGCCCCGGACTGGCAGCTCTACTTCAACCAGCTGCAGGCGGTGCACACCCTGCAGGACACCTCCTGGCACAACACCACCTTCTTTGGGGTTTTTCAAGCGCGGTG GGGTGACATGTACCTGTCGGCCGTCTGTGAGTACCAGTTGGAAGAGATCCAGCGGGTGTTTGAGGGCCCCTACAAGGAGTACCGGGAGCAAGCCCAGAAGTGGGGCCGCTACACCGACCCTGTACCCAGCCCGCGGCCTGGCTCG TGCATTAACAACTGGCACCGGCGCCACGGCTACACCAGCTCCCTGGAGCTGCCCGACAACACCCTCAACTTCATCAAGAAGCACCCGCTGATGGAGGAGCAGGTGGGGCCTCGGTGGAGCCGCCCCCTGCTCGTGAAGAAGGGCACCAACTTCACCCACCTGGTGGCCGACCGGGTTACAGGACTTGATGGCGCCACCTATACGGTGCTGTTCATTGGCACAG GAGATGGCTGGCTGCTCAAGGCCGTGAGCCTGGGGCCCTGGGTTCACCTGATTGAAGAGCTGCAGCTGTTTGACCAGGAGCCCATGGGAAGCCTGGTGCTGTCTCAGAGCAAG AAGCTGCTCTTTGCCGGCTCCCGCTCTCAGCTGGTGCAGCTGCCCCTGGCTGACTGCATGAAGTACCGCTCCTGTGCAGACTGTGTCCTCGCCCGGGACCCCTATTGCGCCTGGAGCGTCAACACCAGTCGCTGTGTGGCCGTGGGTGGCCACTCTGG ATCTCTGCTGATCCAGCATGTGATGATCTCGGACACTGCAGGCATCTGCAACCTCCGAGGCAGTAAGAAAGGTGAGCTTTTTCCTTCCCGTCGCATCGGGCTGAGCCCTGGACCAGAGCTGGAGTTTCTGTTCTCCCCTTCCCTAGCCCTGCTTTCCTGTACTAACATACACTCTCTTTTCTCTGCCACTACAGTCAGGCCCGCTCCCAAAAACATCACGGTGGTGGCGGGCACAGACCTGGTGCTGCCCTGCCACCTCTCCTCCAACTTGGCCCATGCCCGCTGGACCTTTGGGGGCCGGGACCTGCCTGCGGAACAGCCCGGCTCCTTCCTCTACGATGCCCGGCTCCAGGCCCTAGTTGTGATGGCTGCCCAGCCCCGCCACGCTGGAGCCTACCACTGCTTTTCAGAGGAGCAGGGGGCGCGGCTAGCCGCTGAAGGCTACCTTGTGGCTGTCGTGGCAGGCCCGTCGGTGACCTTGGAGGCCCGGGCCCCCCTGGAAAACCTGGGACTGGTGTGGCTGGCGGTGGTGGCCCTGGGGGCCGTGTgcctggtgctgctgctgctggtgctgTCACTGCGCCGGCGGCTGCGAGAAGAGCTGGAGAAAGGGGCCAAGGCTACTGAGAGGACCCTGGTGTACCCCCTGGAGCTGCCCAAGGAGCCCACCAGTCCCCCCTTCCGGCCCTGTCCTGAACCAGATGAGAAACTTTGGGATCCTGTCGGTTACTACTATTCAGATGGCTCCCTTAAGATAGTACCTGGGCATGCCCGGTGCCAGCCCGGCGGGGGGCCCCCTTCGCCACCTCCAGGCATCCCAGGCCAGCCTCTGCCTTCTCCAACTCGGCTTCACTTGGGGGGTGGGCGGAACTCAAATGCCAATGGTTACGTGCGCTTACAACTAGGAGGGGAGGACCGGGGAGGGCTCGGGCACCCCCTGCCTGAGCTTGCGGATGAACTGAGACGCAAACTGCAGCAACGCCAGCCACTGCCCGACTCCAACCCCGAGGAGTCATCAGTATGA
- the SEMA4C gene encoding semaphorin-4C isoform X2, whose translation MAPHWAVWLLAARLWGLGIGAEVWWNLVPRKTVSSGELATVVRRFSQTGIQDFLTLTLTEQTGLLYVGAREALFAFSMEALELQGAISWEAPAEKKTECIQKGKNNQTECFNFIRFLQPYNASHLYACGTYAFQPKCTYINMLTFTLERGEFEDGKGKCPYDPAKGHTGLLVDGELYSATLNNFLGTEPIILRNMGPHHSMKTEYLAFWLNEPHFVGSAYVPESVGSFTGDDDKVYFFFRERAVESDCYAEQVVARVARVCKGDMGGARTLQKKWTTFLKARLACSAPDWQLYFNQLQAVHTLQDTSWHNTTFFGVFQARWGDMYLSAVCEYQLEEIQRVFEGPYKEYREQAQKWGRYTDPVPSPRPGSCINNWHRRHGYTSSLELPDNTLNFIKKHPLMEEQVGPRWSRPLLVKKGTNFTHLVADRVTGLDGATYTVLFIGTGDGWLLKAVSLGPWVHLIEELQLFDQEPMGSLVLSQSKKLLFAGSRSQLVQLPLADCMKYRSCADCVLARDPYCAWSVNTSRCVAVGGHSGSLLIQHVMISDTAGICNLRGSKKVRPAPKNITVVAGTDLVLPCHLSSNLAHARWTFGGRDLPAEQPGSFLYDARLQALVVMAAQPRHAGAYHCFSEEQGARLAAEGYLVAVVAGPSVTLEARAPLENLGLVWLAVVALGAVCLVLLLLVLSLRRRLREELEKGAKATERTLVYPLELPKEPTSPPFRPCPEPDEKLWDPVGYYYSDGSLKIVPGHARCQPGGGPPSPPPGIPGQPLPSPTRLHLGGGRNSNANGYVRLQLGGEDRGGLGHPLPELADELRRKLQQRQPLPDSNPEESSV comes from the exons ATGGCCCCACACTGGGCTGTCTGGCTGCTGGCAGCAAGGCTGTGGGGCCTGGGCATCGGGGCTGAGGTGTGGTGGAACCTTGTGCCGCGGAAGACAGTGTCTTCTGGGG AGCTGGCCACGGTAGTGCGGCGGTTCTCCCAGACGGGCATCCAGGACTTCCTGACACTGACGCTGACGGAGCAGACTGGGCTTCTGTACGTGGGGGCCCGAGAGGCCCTGTTTGCTTTCAGCATGGAGGCCCTGGAGCTGCAAGGAGCG ATCTCCTGGGAGGCCCCTGCGGAGAAGAAGACTGAGTGTATCCAGAAAGGGAAGAACAACCAG ACCGAGTGCTTCAACTTCATCCGCTTCCTGCAGCCCTACAACGCCTCCCACCTGTACGCCTGTGGCACCTATGCCTTCCAGCCCAAGTGCACCTACATT aACATGCTCACCTTCACTTTGGAGCGGGGAGAGTTTGAAGATGGGAAGGGCAAGTGTCCCTATGACCCAGCTAaaggccacactggcctccttgtgG ATGGTGAGCTATACTCGGCCACACTCAACAACTTCCTGGGCACGGAACCCATTATCCTGCGTAACATGGGGCCGCACCACTCCATGAAGACAGAGTACCTGGCCTTTTGGCTCAACG AACCTCACTTTGTAGGCTCTGCCTATGTACCTGAGAGTGTGGGCAGCTTCACGGGGGACGACGACAAGGTCTACTTCTTCTTCAGGGAGCGGGCAGTGGAGTCCGACTGCTATGCTGAGCAGGTGGTGGCTCGTGTGGCCCGCGTCTGCAAG GGTGATATGGGGGGCGCGCGGACCCTGCAGAAGAAGTGGACCACGTTCCTGAAGGCGCGGCTGGCGTGCTCTGCCCCGGACTGGCAGCTCTACTTCAACCAGCTGCAGGCGGTGCACACCCTGCAGGACACCTCCTGGCACAACACCACCTTCTTTGGGGTTTTTCAAGCGCGGTG GGGTGACATGTACCTGTCGGCCGTCTGTGAGTACCAGTTGGAAGAGATCCAGCGGGTGTTTGAGGGCCCCTACAAGGAGTACCGGGAGCAAGCCCAGAAGTGGGGCCGCTACACCGACCCTGTACCCAGCCCGCGGCCTGGCTCG TGCATTAACAACTGGCACCGGCGCCACGGCTACACCAGCTCCCTGGAGCTGCCCGACAACACCCTCAACTTCATCAAGAAGCACCCGCTGATGGAGGAGCAGGTGGGGCCTCGGTGGAGCCGCCCCCTGCTCGTGAAGAAGGGCACCAACTTCACCCACCTGGTGGCCGACCGGGTTACAGGACTTGATGGCGCCACCTATACGGTGCTGTTCATTGGCACAG GAGATGGCTGGCTGCTCAAGGCCGTGAGCCTGGGGCCCTGGGTTCACCTGATTGAAGAGCTGCAGCTGTTTGACCAGGAGCCCATGGGAAGCCTGGTGCTGTCTCAGAGCAAG AAGCTGCTCTTTGCCGGCTCCCGCTCTCAGCTGGTGCAGCTGCCCCTGGCTGACTGCATGAAGTACCGCTCCTGTGCAGACTGTGTCCTCGCCCGGGACCCCTATTGCGCCTGGAGCGTCAACACCAGTCGCTGTGTGGCCGTGGGTGGCCACTCTGG ATCTCTGCTGATCCAGCATGTGATGATCTCGGACACTGCAGGCATCTGCAACCTCCGAGGCAGTAAGAAAG TCAGGCCCGCTCCCAAAAACATCACGGTGGTGGCGGGCACAGACCTGGTGCTGCCCTGCCACCTCTCCTCCAACTTGGCCCATGCCCGCTGGACCTTTGGGGGCCGGGACCTGCCTGCGGAACAGCCCGGCTCCTTCCTCTACGATGCCCGGCTCCAGGCCCTAGTTGTGATGGCTGCCCAGCCCCGCCACGCTGGAGCCTACCACTGCTTTTCAGAGGAGCAGGGGGCGCGGCTAGCCGCTGAAGGCTACCTTGTGGCTGTCGTGGCAGGCCCGTCGGTGACCTTGGAGGCCCGGGCCCCCCTGGAAAACCTGGGACTGGTGTGGCTGGCGGTGGTGGCCCTGGGGGCCGTGTgcctggtgctgctgctgctggtgctgTCACTGCGCCGGCGGCTGCGAGAAGAGCTGGAGAAAGGGGCCAAGGCTACTGAGAGGACCCTGGTGTACCCCCTGGAGCTGCCCAAGGAGCCCACCAGTCCCCCCTTCCGGCCCTGTCCTGAACCAGATGAGAAACTTTGGGATCCTGTCGGTTACTACTATTCAGATGGCTCCCTTAAGATAGTACCTGGGCATGCCCGGTGCCAGCCCGGCGGGGGGCCCCCTTCGCCACCTCCAGGCATCCCAGGCCAGCCTCTGCCTTCTCCAACTCGGCTTCACTTGGGGGGTGGGCGGAACTCAAATGCCAATGGTTACGTGCGCTTACAACTAGGAGGGGAGGACCGGGGAGGGCTCGGGCACCCCCTGCCTGAGCTTGCGGATGAACTGAGACGCAAACTGCAGCAACGCCAGCCACTGCCCGACTCCAACCCCGAGGAGTCATCAGTATGA
- the SEMA4C gene encoding semaphorin-4C isoform X1, which translates to MAPHWAVWLLAARLWGLGIGAEVWWNLVPRKTVSSGELATVVRRFSQTGIQDFLTLTLTEQTGLLYVGAREALFAFSMEALELQGAISWEAPAEKKTECIQKGKNNQTECFNFIRFLQPYNASHLYACGTYAFQPKCTYINMLTFTLERGEFEDGKGKCPYDPAKGHTGLLVDGELYSATLNNFLGTEPIILRNMGPHHSMKTEYLAFWLNEPHFVGSAYVPESVGSFTGDDDKVYFFFRERAVESDCYAEQVVARVARVCKGDMGGARTLQKKWTTFLKARLACSAPDWQLYFNQLQAVHTLQDTSWHNTTFFGVFQARWGDMYLSAVCEYQLEEIQRVFEGPYKEYREQAQKWGRYTDPVPSPRPGSCINNWHRRHGYTSSLELPDNTLNFIKKHPLMEEQVGPRWSRPLLVKKGTNFTHLVADRVTGLDGATYTVLFIGTGDGWLLKAVSLGPWVHLIEELQLFDQEPMGSLVLSQSKKLLFAGSRSQLVQLPLADCMKYRSCADCVLARDPYCAWSVNTSRCVAVGGHSGSLLIQHVMISDTAGICNLRGSKKGELFPSRRIGLSPGPELEFLFSPSLALLSCTNIHSLFSATTVRPAPKNITVVAGTDLVLPCHLSSNLAHARWTFGGRDLPAEQPGSFLYDARLQALVVMAAQPRHAGAYHCFSEEQGARLAAEGYLVAVVAGPSVTLEARAPLENLGLVWLAVVALGAVCLVLLLLVLSLRRRLREELEKGAKATERTLVYPLELPKEPTSPPFRPCPEPDEKLWDPVGYYYSDGSLKIVPGHARCQPGGGPPSPPPGIPGQPLPSPTRLHLGGGRNSNANGYVRLQLGGEDRGGLGHPLPELADELRRKLQQRQPLPDSNPEESSV; encoded by the exons ATGGCCCCACACTGGGCTGTCTGGCTGCTGGCAGCAAGGCTGTGGGGCCTGGGCATCGGGGCTGAGGTGTGGTGGAACCTTGTGCCGCGGAAGACAGTGTCTTCTGGGG AGCTGGCCACGGTAGTGCGGCGGTTCTCCCAGACGGGCATCCAGGACTTCCTGACACTGACGCTGACGGAGCAGACTGGGCTTCTGTACGTGGGGGCCCGAGAGGCCCTGTTTGCTTTCAGCATGGAGGCCCTGGAGCTGCAAGGAGCG ATCTCCTGGGAGGCCCCTGCGGAGAAGAAGACTGAGTGTATCCAGAAAGGGAAGAACAACCAG ACCGAGTGCTTCAACTTCATCCGCTTCCTGCAGCCCTACAACGCCTCCCACCTGTACGCCTGTGGCACCTATGCCTTCCAGCCCAAGTGCACCTACATT aACATGCTCACCTTCACTTTGGAGCGGGGAGAGTTTGAAGATGGGAAGGGCAAGTGTCCCTATGACCCAGCTAaaggccacactggcctccttgtgG ATGGTGAGCTATACTCGGCCACACTCAACAACTTCCTGGGCACGGAACCCATTATCCTGCGTAACATGGGGCCGCACCACTCCATGAAGACAGAGTACCTGGCCTTTTGGCTCAACG AACCTCACTTTGTAGGCTCTGCCTATGTACCTGAGAGTGTGGGCAGCTTCACGGGGGACGACGACAAGGTCTACTTCTTCTTCAGGGAGCGGGCAGTGGAGTCCGACTGCTATGCTGAGCAGGTGGTGGCTCGTGTGGCCCGCGTCTGCAAG GGTGATATGGGGGGCGCGCGGACCCTGCAGAAGAAGTGGACCACGTTCCTGAAGGCGCGGCTGGCGTGCTCTGCCCCGGACTGGCAGCTCTACTTCAACCAGCTGCAGGCGGTGCACACCCTGCAGGACACCTCCTGGCACAACACCACCTTCTTTGGGGTTTTTCAAGCGCGGTG GGGTGACATGTACCTGTCGGCCGTCTGTGAGTACCAGTTGGAAGAGATCCAGCGGGTGTTTGAGGGCCCCTACAAGGAGTACCGGGAGCAAGCCCAGAAGTGGGGCCGCTACACCGACCCTGTACCCAGCCCGCGGCCTGGCTCG TGCATTAACAACTGGCACCGGCGCCACGGCTACACCAGCTCCCTGGAGCTGCCCGACAACACCCTCAACTTCATCAAGAAGCACCCGCTGATGGAGGAGCAGGTGGGGCCTCGGTGGAGCCGCCCCCTGCTCGTGAAGAAGGGCACCAACTTCACCCACCTGGTGGCCGACCGGGTTACAGGACTTGATGGCGCCACCTATACGGTGCTGTTCATTGGCACAG GAGATGGCTGGCTGCTCAAGGCCGTGAGCCTGGGGCCCTGGGTTCACCTGATTGAAGAGCTGCAGCTGTTTGACCAGGAGCCCATGGGAAGCCTGGTGCTGTCTCAGAGCAAG AAGCTGCTCTTTGCCGGCTCCCGCTCTCAGCTGGTGCAGCTGCCCCTGGCTGACTGCATGAAGTACCGCTCCTGTGCAGACTGTGTCCTCGCCCGGGACCCCTATTGCGCCTGGAGCGTCAACACCAGTCGCTGTGTGGCCGTGGGTGGCCACTCTGG ATCTCTGCTGATCCAGCATGTGATGATCTCGGACACTGCAGGCATCTGCAACCTCCGAGGCAGTAAGAAAGGTGAGCTTTTTCCTTCCCGTCGCATCGGGCTGAGCCCTGGACCAGAGCTGGAGTTTCTGTTCTCCCCTTCCCTAGCCCTGCTTTCCTGTACTAACATACACTCTCTTTTCTCTGCCACTACAGTCAGGCCCGCTCCCAAAAACATCACGGTGGTGGCGGGCACAGACCTGGTGCTGCCCTGCCACCTCTCCTCCAACTTGGCCCATGCCCGCTGGACCTTTGGGGGCCGGGACCTGCCTGCGGAACAGCCCGGCTCCTTCCTCTACGATGCCCGGCTCCAGGCCCTAGTTGTGATGGCTGCCCAGCCCCGCCACGCTGGAGCCTACCACTGCTTTTCAGAGGAGCAGGGGGCGCGGCTAGCCGCTGAAGGCTACCTTGTGGCTGTCGTGGCAGGCCCGTCGGTGACCTTGGAGGCCCGGGCCCCCCTGGAAAACCTGGGACTGGTGTGGCTGGCGGTGGTGGCCCTGGGGGCCGTGTgcctggtgctgctgctgctggtgctgTCACTGCGCCGGCGGCTGCGAGAAGAGCTGGAGAAAGGGGCCAAGGCTACTGAGAGGACCCTGGTGTACCCCCTGGAGCTGCCCAAGGAGCCCACCAGTCCCCCCTTCCGGCCCTGTCCTGAACCAGATGAGAAACTTTGGGATCCTGTCGGTTACTACTATTCAGATGGCTCCCTTAAGATAGTACCTGGGCATGCCCGGTGCCAGCCCGGCGGGGGGCCCCCTTCGCCACCTCCAGGCATCCCAGGCCAGCCTCTGCCTTCTCCAACTCGGCTTCACTTGGGGGGTGGGCGGAACTCAAATGCCAATGGTTACGTGCGCTTACAACTAGGAGGGGAGGACCGGGGAGGGCTCGGGCACCCCCTGCCTGAGCTTGCGGATGAACTGAGACGCAAACTGCAGCAACGCCAGCCACTGCCCGACTCCAACCCCGAGGAGTCATCAGTATGA